From one Lotus japonicus ecotype B-129 chromosome 3, LjGifu_v1.2 genomic stretch:
- the LOC130742994 gene encoding auxin-responsive protein SAUR71-like — MEKIVGGISKFKIVFKKLQKIFLLRGRTNKEGHFAVIADDGEEQKRFVVPLSCLRNSTFVRLLEQAAEDYGFDQGGVLTIPCRPNELEMLLAQQWQQLDGRGRNSVTTFESQLNF; from the coding sequence ATGGAGAAGATTGTAGGTGGAATTTCAAAGTTCAAGATTGTGTTCAAAAAGCTTCAAAAGATTTTTCTCTTGCGGGGCAGAACAAATAAAGAGGGACATTTTGCAGTGATTGCTGATGATGGGGAAGAACAAAAGAGGTTCGTGGTGCCATTGAGTTGTTTGAGAAACTCAACATTCGTGAGACTATTGGAGCAAGCAGCAGAAGACTATGGGTTTGATCAGGGTGGTGTACTAACCATTCCTTGCAGGCCTAATGAGCTTGAAATGTTATTGGCCCAGCAATGGCAGCAGCTAGACGGGAGAGGGAGAAATTCTGTGACCACATTTGAGTCGCAGTTGAATTTCTAA